The following coding sequences lie in one Carcharodon carcharias isolate sCarCar2 chromosome 5, sCarCar2.pri, whole genome shotgun sequence genomic window:
- the LOC121277746 gene encoding trace amine-associated receptor 13c-like, producing MNLTDVQYCFEFVNTSCTRVTRSTAINVALYTFITISILITIFGNLVVIISVFHFKQLQTPTNCLLLSLAVVDFLVGFIVLPYNMVRSVETCWYFGEVFCKIHSIIDIVLTIVSIYTLCFIAIDRYYAMCDPLLHPIKITLPVTIVTVILIWVFAVFYGLSVVLLEFSKKSVDNYMADMSCEGSCTAYHKFEGHVEALIVFFIPIFIILGIYVKIFFVARCKRGRKIGNMPNNSEYTEENNIKILNEKKQMVVRNQDILIGIFTFSWLPFYINSILNPYFNFLIPPSLDSVFAWFGFFNSTLNPLLYAFLYPWFRKTLKLILSCQIFNPDSSTINFFSE from the coding sequence ATGAATTTAACAGATGTGCAATATTGTTTTGAATTTGTCAACACATCCTGTACCAGAGTCACCAGATCAACTGCAATCAATGTAGCACTGTATACTTTTATTACCATTTCAATACTAATTACTATATTTGGAAATCTGGTGGTGATcatttctgtttttcatttcaaGCAGCTACAGACACCCACTAACTGTCTTCTTTTATCTTTGGCTGTTGTGGACTTCCTGGTGGGTTTTATTGTGTTGCCTTATAATATGGTTAGGTCTGTAGAAACATGCTGGTATTTTGGAGAAGTATTTTGTAAAATTCACTCAATTATAGATATTGTGTTAACCATAGTTTCAATTTATACTTTATGTTTTATTGCCATTGATCGTTACTATGCTATGTGTGACCCTTTGCTCCATCCTATAAAGATCACTTTGCCTGTAACAATTGTGACTGTTATATTAATATGGGTGTTTGCTGTGTTTTATGGACTTAGTGTGGTTTTATTAGAGTTTAGTAAAAAGTCAGTAGATAATTATATGGCTGATATGTCCTGTGAGGGCAGCTGTACTGCATATCATAAGTTTGAGGGGCATGTGGAGGCACTGATTGTATTTTTTATTccaatttttattattttaggTATCTATGTCAAGATATTTTTTGTGGCAAGATGCAAACGTGGTAGAAAAATTGGAAACATGCCAAATAATAGCGAGTATACAGAAGAAAACAATATTAAAATCTTGAATGAAAAGAAGCAAATGGTTGTTAGAAACCAAGACATATTAATAGGAATTTTTACATTCTCCTGGCTGCCTTTCTACATAAACAGTATTCTTAATccatattttaattttttaatcccACCATCTTTGGACAGTGTATTTGCATGGTTTGGTTTCTTTAATTCTACTTTAAACCCTTTGCTTTATGCTTTTTTGTATCCATGGTTTCGCAAAACACTAAAGCTTATACTCTCTTGTCAGATATTTAACCCTGATTCTTCTACAATTAATTTTTTTTCAGAATGA